The proteins below are encoded in one region of Patescibacteria group bacterium:
- a CDS encoding HAD-IC family P-type ATPase yields the protein MLLSDQGLSSKEVAKRQHKYGLNVLPEKPPLGNFFLLLRQLKNPLIYVLLLAGAVTLIIGHFPDATIILLAVAVNTVLGFIQEKKASNALRALKNYVTSWVIVIRDGKRKSIKTGEVVPGDIVILSQGVKVPADGRIVSANRFYLDESVLTGESVSVKKSPNEPVFMGTTVSSGQATMLVKGIGASTKMGAIALQIQETEGDTPLQRQLKRFSQQLVLVVGVLITLVFAIGILYRFSVMDMFITSVALAVSSIPEGLAVSLTVVLTIGMQKILKRRGLVKKLATAETLGGVTVICVDKTGTLTHGKMKVVDVIGNKRDLAEQVLLANDLDDPIVISAFEWGRTIISDFVSEHPRLDSLPFSSKEKFFASLNKWSNNKNKLYVNGAPDLLLKWTTLSEKERNEVYSVIDNLTKQGKRVIGFAQKDVSGNKRDLENYNIKEDLVWVGMLAFSDPVRAGVKDALEQATMAGVRTIVVTGDYSKTSEFVMLDLGIPLKSYEIITGDELKTLSAGELANKVKTVRLFARTTPDQKLAIVEALKKNGEIVAMMGDGVNDAPALHVADIGIAVGEATDVAKESADLVLLDSNFSTIVGAIEEGRAMFENIRKIILYLMCDAFSEIVVVLGGIVLGLPLPITAVQILWVNLISDGFPDLALTIDPKRATIMKEKPRFSGEHLVNKWMATLIGFVSLVAGVITLGAFIIVYSVSQDINTARSMAFIVLGLNSLAYVFSVRALMTPFWKNHLFENRWLIVAVVAGFGLQVLPFSSPSLRQFFGLHSLNLIYWVVAITLSVLMFFVIEVFKFVYQHRRRLYY from the coding sequence ATGCTACTAAGTGACCAAGGATTGTCTAGCAAAGAGGTTGCAAAAAGACAGCACAAATATGGTTTAAATGTTTTACCCGAAAAACCACCCTTGGGAAATTTTTTTCTTCTCCTGCGACAACTTAAAAACCCATTAATTTATGTTCTACTCTTGGCGGGAGCAGTGACTTTAATTATTGGGCATTTTCCTGACGCTACAATTATTTTACTTGCCGTAGCTGTTAATACTGTTTTAGGATTTATTCAAGAAAAAAAGGCTTCTAATGCCCTGCGAGCCCTAAAAAACTATGTTACTAGTTGGGTAATTGTGATTCGAGATGGAAAGCGCAAATCGATAAAAACTGGGGAAGTTGTTCCAGGGGATATTGTAATCCTCAGCCAAGGGGTAAAGGTACCGGCTGATGGCAGGATTGTTTCCGCCAACCGTTTTTATTTAGATGAATCCGTACTTACCGGAGAAAGCGTGTCTGTAAAAAAATCCCCAAACGAGCCTGTTTTTATGGGAACAACAGTTTCTTCTGGGCAGGCCACAATGCTGGTTAAAGGTATTGGGGCGAGTACTAAGATGGGGGCAATTGCCTTGCAAATTCAAGAAACGGAGGGAGACACTCCCCTTCAAAGACAGCTTAAAAGGTTTAGTCAACAATTAGTTTTGGTGGTAGGTGTGTTGATTACTCTTGTGTTTGCGATTGGCATTCTTTATCGGTTCAGCGTTATGGATATGTTTATTACCTCGGTAGCTTTGGCAGTGTCGAGTATTCCAGAAGGTCTAGCCGTTTCGTTAACAGTGGTGTTGACTATTGGAATGCAAAAAATTCTCAAGCGGCGAGGTCTGGTAAAAAAACTTGCCACGGCCGAAACTTTGGGAGGAGTGACGGTTATCTGTGTTGATAAAACAGGAACCCTAACCCACGGAAAAATGAAAGTCGTGGATGTAATTGGAAATAAAAGAGATCTAGCGGAGCAAGTATTATTGGCAAACGATTTAGACGATCCAATTGTTATTTCGGCGTTCGAGTGGGGGCGAACAATAATTAGCGATTTTGTTTCTGAACATCCGCGACTTGATAGCTTACCCTTTTCTTCTAAAGAGAAATTCTTTGCTAGTTTAAACAAATGGTCGAATAATAAAAACAAACTTTATGTAAACGGAGCACCCGATCTCCTGCTTAAGTGGACAACCCTATCGGAAAAAGAAAGGAATGAGGTTTACTCTGTCATAGATAACCTTACAAAACAGGGTAAGCGGGTTATCGGGTTTGCCCAAAAAGATGTTTCTGGCAACAAACGCGATTTAGAAAACTATAACATCAAGGAGGATCTTGTGTGGGTTGGGATGCTGGCTTTTTCTGATCCTGTTCGTGCTGGAGTCAAAGATGCCTTGGAACAGGCAACAATGGCTGGTGTTCGTACGATAGTTGTTACAGGAGATTACTCTAAGACTTCGGAGTTTGTTATGCTGGACTTGGGAATTCCTCTTAAAAGCTATGAAATTATTACCGGAGATGAACTAAAAACTCTTTCTGCTGGTGAGCTTGCTAATAAAGTTAAAACGGTGCGCTTGTTTGCCAGAACCACGCCAGATCAAAAATTGGCAATTGTAGAGGCGTTAAAGAAAAACGGTGAGATAGTGGCAATGATGGGAGATGGAGTAAATGATGCCCCAGCGTTACATGTTGCCGATATTGGAATAGCCGTAGGCGAAGCTACCGATGTTGCTAAAGAATCTGCGGATTTAGTACTTCTGGATTCTAACTTTTCTACAATAGTCGGGGCAATAGAGGAGGGGAGAGCGATGTTCGAAAATATTAGAAAAATTATTCTCTATCTAATGTGCGACGCTTTTTCGGAAATCGTAGTTGTCTTGGGAGGTATTGTCTTGGGCCTACCTTTGCCAATAACTGCCGTACAAATTTTATGGGTCAATCTTATTTCGGACGGGTTTCCCGATCTTGCGCTAACAATTGATCCAAAAAGGGCAACCATTATGAAGGAAAAACCCCGTTTTTCTGGGGAGCATTTGGTAAACAAATGGATGGCTACTCTTATTGGATTTGTAAGTTTAGTGGCTGGGGTAATCACCTTAGGCGCTTTTATAATCGTATATAGCGTGTCTCAAGATATTAATACAGCTCGTTCCATGGCTTTTATAGTGTTAGGTTTAAATTCCCTTGCTTATGTCTTTTCGGTCAGAGCGCTTATGACACCTTTTTGGAAGAATCATCTTTTTGAAAACCGTTGGTTAATTGTCGCGGTTGTTGCTGGATTCGGATTACAAGTGTTGCCGTTCTCGTCCCCTAGTTTAAGACAGTTTTTTGGATTGCATAGTCTTAATTTAATATATTGGGTAGTGGCAATAACTCTTTCGGTTTTGATGTTTTTTGTAATAGAAGTATTTAAGTTTGTTTATCAACATAGAAGACGGTTGTACTACTAA